One window from the genome of Solea solea chromosome 2, fSolSol10.1, whole genome shotgun sequence encodes:
- the LOC131477638 gene encoding collagen alpha-3(VI) chain-like: MLDFVEKVVEKLKVGANRDRVSVVQYSSDAEAHFHLNTYTTKEDIVDSVRGLRHRGGSPLNTGAALQYARDNVFTSSSGSRRLQGVPQMLILLNGGRSFDSVEAPASALKKQGIFVIGIGARGSDVGELQKISYDPSVALKVSEFTDLPSVQEQLSSVMSTVLVRATAMTPTVTGKKVTYLCKDVK, translated from the coding sequence GAAACTGAAAGTGGGCGCAAACAGAGACCGTGTGTCTGTGGTCCAGTACAGCAGTGATGCAGAGGCCCATTTCCATCTGAACACATACACCACAAAAGAGGATATTGTGGATTCAGTCAGGgggctgagacacagaggaggtagCCCCCTTAACACTGGGGCAGCCCTCCAGTACGCCAGGGACAATGTCTTTACAAGCTCCTCTGGGAGTAGACGGCTGCAAGGTGTCCCACAGATGTTGATCCTACTCAATGGCGGAAGGTCTTTTGACAGTGTTGAGGCCCCAGCCTCTGCTCTTAAAAAGCAGGGCATCTTTGTGATTGGCATTGGCGCAAGGGGCTCTGATGTCGGGGAGCTGCAGAAGATATCATATGACCCTAGTGTTGCTCTAAAAGTGTCTGAGTTCACCGACCTCCCCAGTGTCCAAGAACAGCTCTCCTCTGTAATGAGCACAGTGCTAGTAAGGGCCACGGCCATGACACCAACAGTAACTGGTAAGAAAGTGACTTATTTATGCAAAGATGTAAAGTGA